One genomic region from Methanobrevibacter woesei encodes:
- a CDS encoding 3-isopropylmalate dehydratase small subunit, with protein sequence MKGKAWKFGDDIDTDIIIPGRYLIYIDEETLAKHCMEGLDPNFNEKVNKGDFIVGGKNFGCGSSREHAPIAIKGNGIAAVIAESFARIFYRNATNVGVPLLEAPGISEFIENEDEIEVDMENGKIISKNGEEIKFKPLPPFMLEILNEGGLIPYLRKKHEE encoded by the coding sequence ATGAAAGGAAAAGCTTGGAAATTTGGAGATGATATTGATACTGATATTATCATCCCTGGAAGATATTTAATTTATATTGATGAAGAAACTCTTGCAAAACATTGTATGGAAGGATTAGATCCTAATTTTAATGAAAAGGTAAATAAAGGAGATTTCATTGTTGGAGGAAAAAATTTTGGCTGTGGTTCTTCAAGAGAACATGCTCCAATAGCTATTAAAGGAAATGGAATAGCAGCTGTAATAGCTGAATCCTTTGCAAGAATATTCTATAGAAATGCAACTAATGTAGGAGTTCCACTTTTAGAAGCTCCTGGAATTAGTGAATTTATTGAAAATGAAGATGAAATTGAAGTAGATATGGAAAATGGTAAAATAATCTCTAAAAATGGTGAAGAAATAAAATTTAAACCATTACCTCCATTTATGTTAGAAATTTTAAATGAAGGAGGATTAATTCCATATCTCAGAAAAAAACACGAAGAATAA
- a CDS encoding isocitrate/isopropylmalate family dehydrogenase: MFKIAVIPGDGIGKEVMEATINVLDALNLDFEYTYGDAGDECLEKTGTALPKETLDLIKNSDACLFGAAGETAADVIVKIRQEMKMFANLRPVKSYPNTNSLFKDVDFMIVRENTEGMYIADEEKETEEGAIARRIITRKAEERIIRYAFEYAKANNRKKVTAVHKANVLKKTDGLFKEIFYEVAEEYPDIESEDFYVDATAMYLITNPQSFEVIVTTNLFGDILSDEGAGLVGSLGLIPSANIGEEGALFEPVHGSAPDIAGEKKANPTAMLLSAVMMLRHLNLTDEADKLDAAILKVLDEGKYLTGDLGGSSNTFEMAEAIKNNL, translated from the coding sequence ATGTTTAAAATTGCTGTAATTCCTGGAGACGGTATTGGAAAGGAAGTAATGGAAGCTACAATAAATGTTTTAGATGCTCTAAACCTTGATTTTGAATATACATACGGTGATGCAGGCGATGAATGCTTAGAAAAAACAGGTACTGCACTTCCTAAAGAAACATTGGATTTAATTAAAAATTCTGATGCATGTTTATTTGGAGCTGCTGGAGAAACAGCTGCAGATGTTATTGTTAAAATACGTCAGGAAATGAAGATGTTTGCTAATTTAAGACCAGTGAAATCCTATCCAAATACTAATTCATTATTTAAAGATGTTGACTTTATGATTGTGCGTGAAAATACAGAAGGAATGTATATTGCAGATGAAGAAAAAGAAACCGAAGAAGGAGCAATAGCTAGACGTATTATCACAAGAAAAGCAGAGGAACGTATTATAAGATATGCATTTGAATATGCTAAAGCAAATAATAGAAAAAAGGTAACTGCTGTTCATAAAGCTAATGTCCTTAAAAAAACTGATGGTTTATTCAAAGAAATATTTTATGAAGTTGCTGAAGAATATCCAGATATTGAAAGTGAAGATTTCTATGTAGACGCAACAGCAATGTATCTTATTACTAATCCTCAAAGCTTTGAAGTAATTGTAACTACAAACCTCTTTGGAGATATCTTATCTGATGAAGGTGCGGGGCTTGTTGGAAGTTTAGGTTTAATACCATCAGCAAATATAGGTGAAGAAGGTGCACTATTTGAACCAGTGCATGGATCTGCCCCAGATATAGCTGGTGAAAAGAAAGCTAATCCAACAGCTATGCTTTTATCTGCAGTTATGATGCTTAGACATTTAAATTTAACTGATGAAGCAGATAAATTAGATGCAGCCATATTAAAAGTTTTAGATGAAGGCAAATATTTAACCGGCGACCTTGGAGGTTCATCAAATACCTTTGAGATGGCTGAAGCTATTAAAAATAATTTATAA
- a CDS encoding glycosyltransferase, which translates to MSLNNLEKGINVIIPTYKGEKYISKLLDSLVNQTINPELFDAIFIVNGEKDSTSDIIKEYQKDNPNINIILTYSDEGVCNARNHGVNISKREYTIFIDDDDFISENYLETLYKYSKPNRVVIGTFLDINEDTGDVQESYLSPPLLKNSGIIKEAYSYMPDILVITTDKLIPTSEIKKTLFNPELKNGVDISYYARFYPEHDFEFYLIDKSEGATYYRLWRDNSISRQPVSYEFNVIGRLNVIEDINKGLKTAKTDEMRNFIKSLTGGQVNFINEYLKENPKDLEKVYNEINRYNFDFFPYKYLNENYTQLNKENNELIISYAFPPTNTTTSNVVAKRIINNKNNVSVICGSLNDKQKDYEFEKIVNEFIIDKMTVNTDFNDTWESTLKFIKSGMKILENKPIYDKIYSRSYFIPSNFLALAYKLKYPDTYWKAEFSDPLRYTSTGYKIERYIDKNYIEKINNIIPNEYPSIRETDTLNSICEYLTCLFADKIIFTNENQKTFMLNYLPAEIREKINSKTVISPHPTLDKKYYYVKNTDYNIDKKYINFAYFGVIFGSRNFEDVINALDNLNNEYKDKFRLHLFTPNKTMFEQILSKNIFDKTYINSPISYLEFLNLTTKFDVLIVEDSAVESIFKINPYLPSKISDYFGSGSDIWAICEEESAMDKLNEITYKSRIKDIESGKIAANKIMQDKLQVKISKKDPNKENNEEYLRNRINHLTTKIDELIQVAEEEFRKDSQYENEINRLKDNINQLKEENESIKNSNSWKITKPLRNITNKFK; encoded by the coding sequence ATGAGTTTAAATAATTTAGAAAAAGGAATAAATGTTATAATACCTACATATAAAGGTGAAAAGTACATTTCTAAATTATTAGACTCATTAGTTAACCAAACTATTAATCCAGAACTATTCGATGCTATTTTTATTGTTAATGGGGAAAAAGACTCAACATCAGACATAATAAAAGAATATCAAAAAGACAACCCCAACATAAATATAATATTAACCTACAGTGATGAAGGAGTATGCAATGCCCGTAATCATGGAGTAAATATTTCAAAAAGAGAATACACTATTTTTATAGATGATGATGATTTTATCAGCGAAAATTACCTTGAAACACTCTATAAATATAGTAAACCAAATAGAGTTGTTATTGGCACTTTTTTAGATATTAATGAAGATACAGGAGATGTTCAGGAGTCATACTTATCTCCCCCATTGCTAAAAAATTCAGGAATAATTAAAGAAGCTTATAGTTATATGCCCGATATCCTTGTTATCACAACCGATAAACTAATACCAACATCAGAAATTAAAAAGACTTTATTTAATCCTGAATTGAAAAATGGAGTGGATATATCTTACTATGCAAGATTTTATCCTGAACACGACTTTGAATTTTATTTAATTGATAAATCAGAAGGTGCTACATATTATAGATTATGGAGAGACAATTCCATATCCAGACAACCAGTATCCTATGAATTTAATGTTATTGGAAGATTAAATGTAATTGAAGATATTAATAAAGGACTTAAGACCGCAAAAACCGATGAAATGAGAAATTTTATAAAATCACTAACTGGTGGCCAAGTAAATTTCATTAATGAGTATCTTAAAGAAAATCCAAAAGATTTAGAAAAAGTATATAATGAAATAAATAGATATAATTTTGATTTTTTCCCTTACAAATATCTTAATGAAAATTATACTCAATTAAATAAAGAAAATAATGAACTAATAATTTCCTATGCATTCCCTCCCACAAACACAACAACAAGTAATGTAGTAGCTAAAAGAATTATAAATAATAAAAATAATGTTAGTGTTATCTGTGGAAGTCTAAATGACAAGCAAAAAGATTATGAATTTGAAAAAATTGTTAATGAATTTATAATAGATAAAATGACTGTCAACACAGACTTTAATGATACTTGGGAAAGTACTTTAAAATTTATAAAATCAGGAATGAAAATTTTAGAGAATAAGCCTATTTATGATAAAATTTACAGCAGAAGTTATTTTATACCATCTAATTTTTTAGCTCTTGCATATAAGCTAAAATATCCAGATACATATTGGAAAGCTGAATTTTCAGACCCTTTAAGATATACAAGTACAGGTTATAAAATAGAAAGATACATTGATAAAAATTATATTGAAAAAATTAATAACATCATTCCTAATGAATATCCATCCATTAGAGAAACAGATACTTTAAATTCAATTTGTGAATATTTAACCTGTTTATTTGCAGATAAAATAATATTTACAAATGAAAATCAAAAAACATTTATGTTAAACTATTTACCTGCTGAAATAAGAGAAAAAATCAATTCAAAAACTGTAATCAGCCCACACCCAACATTAGATAAAAAGTACTACTATGTTAAAAATACTGACTACAATATTGATAAAAAGTACATAAATTTTGCATATTTTGGAGTTATATTTGGAAGTAGAAATTTTGAAGATGTAATAAATGCATTAGACAATTTAAATAATGAATATAAAGATAAATTTAGATTACATCTTTTTACACCAAATAAAACAATGTTTGAACAGATATTAAGTAAAAATATATTTGATAAAACCTATATAAACAGCCCAATTAGCTATTTAGAATTTTTAAACCTTACAACTAAATTTGATGTGCTGATAGTGGAAGATAGTGCTGTTGAAAGTATATTTAAAATAAACCCTTATTTACCTTCAAAAATATCAGATTACTTTGGAAGTGGTAGTGATATTTGGGCAATATGTGAAGAAGAAAGTGCAATGGATAAGTTAAATGAAATTACATACAAATCTAGAATAAAGGATATAGAATCTGGAAAAATAGCTGCAAATAAAATAATGCAAGATAAATTGCAAGTGAAAATAAGCAAAAAGGATCCAAATAAAGAAAATAATGAAGAATATTTGAGAAATAGGATTAACCATCTTACAACAAAGATTGATGAACTCATACAAGTAGCTGAAGAAGAATTCAGAAAAGATTCACAATATGAAAATGAAATTAATAGATTAAAGGATAACATAAACCAATTAAAAGAAGAAAATGAAAGTATTAAAAACTCAAATAGTTGGAAAATAACAAAACCATTAAGAAATATTACAAACAAATTTAAATAA
- the ribH gene encoding 6,7-dimethyl-8-ribityllumazine synthase: MAKYNIGAVVAEFNYDITQMMLGLAKEEAKTRDCEITQVVTVPGVFDMALAIKKLLEKDDIDAVITLGAVIEGATDHDQIVAQHASRKIADLSLEYEKPVALGISGPGMTRLDAHKRVDYGKRAVEAAIKMCDRLKEI, encoded by the coding sequence ATGGCAAAATACAATATAGGCGCAGTTGTCGCAGAATTTAATTATGATATCACTCAAATGATGTTAGGTTTAGCAAAAGAAGAAGCAAAAACCAGAGATTGTGAAATAACCCAAGTTGTAACAGTTCCTGGTGTCTTTGATATGGCATTAGCTATTAAAAAATTACTTGAAAAAGATGATATTGATGCAGTTATTACACTTGGTGCTGTAATCGAAGGTGCTACTGACCACGATCAAATCGTGGCACAACATGCTTCCCGTAAAATAGCTGACTTATCTTTAGAATATGAAAAACCAGTAGCCCTTGGAATCAGCGGACCGGGTATGACAAGATTAGATGCTCACAAACGTGTAGATTACGGTAAAAGAGCAGTTGAAGCAGCTATTAAAATGTGTGACAGATTAAAAGAAATTTAG
- the mmp11 gene encoding methanogenesis marker protein 11 yields the protein MEILKPEQLKEKFNDPWVAPYEKILTMVDGDKVEIVEYHPCISGSHWLLNQYRNNSELIDSAYRDGNKHVYSCHVGCAPLDLKASFNAAGIDEIVIDGDEVKVTHAGLAGAGVGAGMCRGMGEGVKYVELEKIGGGSKPGKATVVTPKLEKVVIGIDDTDTKEEGATWTMAHNVGMELKSEGFEYIDHIIVQLYPHNPHKTQNCVSIALTFAVESERKEELINKLVEILKRDSLSDKTAIAILEGLDIPEKLREYSIATKSGMMTVEKAEEVAKELNIPLIAVTGEQGKVGALAALGLYNDVEEAVKVYDKK from the coding sequence ATGGAAATTTTAAAACCTGAACAATTAAAAGAAAAATTTAACGACCCTTGGGTTGCACCTTATGAAAAAATCTTAACTATGGTTGATGGCGACAAAGTTGAGATTGTAGAGTACCACCCATGTATTTCTGGTTCTCATTGGTTACTTAATCAATATAGAAACAATAGTGAACTTATTGATTCCGCTTACAGAGATGGAAACAAACATGTTTACTCCTGTCATGTCGGATGTGCTCCATTAGACCTTAAAGCTAGTTTTAATGCTGCTGGAATTGATGAAATCGTTATTGACGGCGATGAAGTAAAAGTAACCCATGCAGGACTTGCTGGAGCAGGTGTTGGAGCTGGAATGTGTAGAGGAATGGGTGAAGGAGTAAAATATGTGGAACTCGAAAAAATTGGTGGAGGATCAAAACCTGGAAAAGCTACAGTAGTTACACCAAAACTTGAAAAAGTTGTTATAGGTATTGATGATACTGATACAAAAGAAGAAGGTGCTACATGGACAATGGCTCATAACGTTGGTATGGAGCTTAAAAGTGAAGGTTTTGAATACATAGACCACATTATTGTCCAATTATACCCACATAACCCTCATAAAACTCAAAATTGTGTATCAATAGCTTTAACTTTTGCAGTTGAAAGTGAAAGAAAAGAAGAATTAATCAACAAACTTGTTGAAATCCTTAAAAGAGATTCACTTTCAGATAAAACAGCTATAGCTATTTTAGAAGGATTAGATATTCCTGAAAAATTAAGAGAATATTCAATAGCTACAAAATCTGGTATGATGACAGTTGAAAAAGCTGAAGAAGTTGCAAAAGAATTAAACATTCCTTTAATCGCTGTTACTGGTGAACAAGGAAAAGTTGGTGCATTAGCTGCTTTAGGTCTTTACAATGATGTTGAAGAAGCAGTAAAAGTTTATGATAAAAAATAA
- a CDS encoding glycosyltransferase: MSWLIVLLVFLLASFRSNNNVKKYMKVSVIVPAYNEEETVATVVKVIKSVSYVDEVIVVNDGSSDNTVEEAKKAGAIVFSHSKNKGKGEALKTGYLKSNSDIVAFIDADIHNLTPKKVDAIIKPILEGKTDITKTKFARESGRVTELTAKPLLNFFFPEISFEQPLSGQFAAKREVLEKINFEPDYGVDVGIVLDADVQGISIKEVDIGEIEHDMSPLADLHLMANEVVRTIIDRANKYGRVVMIDDIGYLIRMAIVGLSLVILGLFTLFFVRFIPMEVGVLIIVFGMAIAVYYLIKVVSKSVDMYKKMPRHNLIKSFIKIHFPVLISAVILLLMLSTFLGAAHIENGAISIEPNSRNLILFSDDTNNTISVRGPYTVDSALENESNLLRMPADALQTLGISYGDTITINSVHYNVNETKNGELDLLRLPIDVKNHLEVNDGDILQNSRLNQVFDGTVVSHNVSSTNNTTLFDTFIISDRYNNGSRLEVSVDNVSMGSIGGIFENNSSYNIAVNGQVIESIEYINNSFENDTIEFDFEGHDYRINIVSNNITTIHHFVNSQEGNFFDFRTY; encoded by the coding sequence TTGTCTTGGTTGATAGTATTGCTCGTTTTTTTATTAGCTTCATTTAGGTCAAATAATAATGTAAAGAAATATATGAAAGTTTCTGTTATTGTACCTGCATATAATGAAGAAGAAACCGTCGCTACTGTTGTTAAAGTTATTAAATCGGTTTCTTATGTTGATGAAGTCATTGTTGTAAACGATGGTTCATCAGATAATACTGTTGAAGAAGCTAAAAAAGCAGGGGCTATTGTTTTTTCTCATTCAAAAAATAAAGGGAAAGGTGAAGCATTAAAAACTGGATATTTAAAATCCAATTCAGATATTGTTGCATTTATTGATGCAGATATTCATAATTTAACTCCTAAAAAGGTAGATGCTATTATTAAACCAATTTTAGAGGGAAAAACTGATATCACTAAGACTAAATTTGCTCGTGAAAGTGGAAGAGTAACAGAATTAACTGCTAAACCTCTTTTAAACTTTTTCTTCCCAGAAATCTCTTTTGAACAACCACTAAGTGGTCAGTTTGCTGCAAAAAGAGAAGTTTTAGAGAAAATTAATTTTGAACCAGATTATGGTGTGGATGTTGGTATTGTTTTAGATGCTGATGTTCAAGGAATTTCAATTAAAGAAGTAGATATTGGTGAAATAGAACATGACATGTCTCCATTAGCTGATTTACATTTAATGGCTAATGAAGTTGTAAGAACTATTATTGATCGTGCTAATAAGTACGGTAGAGTTGTGATGATAGATGATATTGGATATTTAATCCGTATGGCAATTGTTGGATTGTCTCTTGTTATATTAGGATTATTTACCTTGTTCTTTGTTAGATTCATACCTATGGAAGTAGGTGTTTTAATTATTGTATTTGGTATGGCTATTGCAGTTTATTATCTTATTAAGGTAGTTTCAAAATCCGTTGATATGTATAAAAAAATGCCTAGACATAATCTGATTAAATCATTTATTAAAATTCATTTTCCAGTTTTAATCTCTGCTGTGATACTTCTTTTAATGCTTTCAACATTTTTAGGAGCAGCACATATTGAAAATGGAGCGATATCTATTGAACCAAATTCAAGAAACCTTATACTCTTTTCTGATGATACAAATAACACTATTTCAGTAAGGGGGCCATATACTGTAGATAGTGCACTTGAAAATGAGTCTAATTTGCTTCGTATGCCTGCTGATGCCCTTCAAACATTGGGAATTTCATATGGCGATACAATTACAATAAATTCAGTTCATTATAATGTAAATGAAACAAAAAATGGAGAATTGGATTTATTAAGACTTCCTATTGATGTTAAAAATCATCTTGAAGTAAATGATGGTGATATCTTACAAAATAGCCGTTTAAATCAGGTATTTGATGGAACAGTTGTTTCTCATAATGTATCCTCTACAAATAACACAACTTTATTTGACACTTTCATAATCTCTGACAGGTATAATAATGGATCTAGATTAGAAGTAAGTGTGGATAATGTTTCAATGGGTTCAATTGGAGGAATATTTGAAAATAACTCTTCATATAATATTGCTGTCAATGGTCAAGTTATTGAAAGTATAGAGTATATTAACAACTCTTTTGAAAATGATACTATTGAATTTGACTTTGAAGGACATGATTATAGAATAAATATTGTATCTAATAATATAACAACAATACATCACTTTGTAAATTCCCAAGAAGGCAATTTCTTTGATTTTAGAACATATTAA
- a CDS encoding Tex family protein yields the protein MIEKTLEKELNIKSWQVKKVIKLIDEGNTIPFIARYRKDITGGLDDEVLRKFDTRLKYLRNLEHKKEQIIEKINNLGKLTKELKEKILSAETLVELDDLYLPYKSKKRTKATIAREKGLEGLANTILKQDLTEPVENIAKKYINPELDVNTAQEAIDGSKDIISELISENADFRKKIRENTLYHGFIETKVKKDSENPEYEIYYNYSEKLSKIPPHRLLAINRAEKEGVLKVKIYIDAEEILEYLKRHILKSSSDIPEKIEYNKYTTPIIVDSISDSYKRLIAPSIEREIRKELKEKAEEKSIDVFAKNLHQLLMTSPLIGKTILGWDPAFRTGCKLAIIDETGKVLKTDLIYPTEPQNKIKESTETIRNLIKEYDINVIAIGNGTASRESEEIVAEIIKGTNVEYIIVNEAGASVYSASELASEEFPDYSEGERSAISIARRLQDPLAELVKIDPKSIGVGQYQHDMNQKNLNESLTGVVEKVVNEVGVDLNTASYSLLSYISGINKTTAKNIIEYRETNGAFKNRKELIKVNKLGKKTFEQCAGFVKIDNPEMPLDNTTIHPESYKQTIKLLNKLGYNVEDIGKNKINFDNLDYEKLAEELDIGVMTLKDIVKELKKPGRDPREDMPKPILRKNVLTIEDLEEGMILQGTVRNIVDFGAFVDIGVHQDGLVHISQLVENKFVKHPLDIVSVGDIVDVRVIETDLERNRINLSMIL from the coding sequence ATGATAGAAAAAACACTTGAAAAAGAGCTTAATATCAAATCATGGCAAGTTAAAAAAGTTATTAAACTTATTGATGAAGGAAATACAATACCTTTTATTGCAAGATACAGAAAAGACATAACTGGCGGATTAGATGATGAGGTATTAAGAAAATTTGACACTCGTTTAAAATATCTCAGAAATTTAGAGCATAAAAAAGAGCAAATTATTGAAAAAATAAACAACCTTGGAAAATTAACCAAAGAATTAAAGGAAAAAATATTATCTGCAGAAACATTAGTTGAACTTGATGATTTATATCTTCCTTATAAAAGTAAAAAAAGAACAAAAGCAACTATAGCTCGTGAAAAAGGTCTTGAAGGTCTTGCAAACACAATTTTAAAACAGGATTTAACAGAACCTGTTGAAAATATAGCAAAAAAGTATATAAACCCAGAATTAGATGTTAACACTGCACAAGAAGCTATTGATGGTTCAAAAGACATAATTTCAGAATTAATATCAGAAAATGCAGATTTTAGAAAGAAAATAAGAGAGAATACTTTATATCATGGATTTATTGAAACAAAAGTCAAAAAAGATAGTGAAAATCCAGAATATGAAATATATTACAATTATTCAGAAAAATTATCAAAAATTCCTCCACATAGGTTACTAGCTATCAACAGAGCAGAAAAAGAAGGAGTTTTAAAAGTAAAAATATATATAGATGCTGAAGAGATTCTAGAATATCTTAAAAGACATATCCTAAAAAGTTCTTCAGATATTCCTGAAAAAATAGAATACAACAAATATACAACACCAATTATTGTTGATTCAATTTCTGACTCTTATAAACGACTAATAGCTCCTTCAATAGAACGTGAAATAAGAAAAGAACTTAAAGAAAAGGCTGAAGAAAAATCAATCGATGTATTTGCAAAAAATTTACATCAATTACTTATGACAAGCCCATTAATAGGCAAAACAATATTAGGGTGGGATCCTGCATTTAGAACAGGCTGTAAACTAGCTATTATTGATGAAACAGGAAAAGTTTTAAAAACCGATTTAATTTATCCAACAGAACCTCAAAATAAAATAAAAGAATCAACTGAAACTATCCGTAACTTAATAAAAGAATATGATATTAATGTAATAGCTATTGGAAACGGTACTGCATCAAGAGAATCAGAAGAAATTGTTGCAGAGATAATAAAAGGAACAAATGTAGAATATATTATTGTTAATGAGGCAGGTGCATCAGTATACTCTGCAAGTGAATTAGCTAGTGAAGAATTCCCAGATTACAGTGAAGGTGAAAGAAGTGCAATATCTATTGCTAGAAGACTTCAAGATCCTTTAGCAGAGCTTGTAAAGATTGACCCGAAATCAATTGGTGTTGGTCAGTATCAGCATGATATGAATCAGAAAAATCTAAATGAATCATTAACAGGGGTTGTTGAAAAAGTAGTTAATGAAGTTGGAGTAGATTTAAACACTGCATCTTACAGCCTTTTAAGTTACATTTCTGGAATTAATAAAACAACTGCAAAAAACATTATTGAATATAGAGAAACAAATGGTGCTTTTAAAAATAGAAAAGAATTAATTAAAGTTAATAAACTGGGTAAAAAAACATTTGAACAATGTGCTGGTTTTGTAAAAATTGATAACCCTGAAATGCCTTTAGATAACACCACTATACATCCAGAATCTTACAAACAAACAATAAAATTATTAAATAAATTAGGATATAATGTTGAGGATATTGGAAAAAATAAAATAAACTTTGATAATTTAGATTATGAGAAATTAGCAGAAGAGCTAGATATTGGAGTTATGACTTTAAAAGACATAGTTAAAGAACTTAAAAAACCTGGTCGTGACCCTCGTGAAGATATGCCAAAACCAATACTTAGAAAAAATGTTTTAACAATAGAAGATTTAGAAGAAGGAATGATTCTTCAAGGAACCGTTAGAAACATTGTTGATTTTGGAGCTTTTGTTGATATTGGAGTGCATCAAGATGGTCTTGTCCACATATCTCAGTTAGTGGAAAATAAATTT